The nucleotide window AGGCCAACGGTGTGTATGTTGGGCGTGATGCCAATCTGTCGGGCAAAGGATGGATTGTCAGCAACCGGGTATATGTTGATCTGGGCTTTGGCAATGCCGTTGTGTTATGCGCTGCCGATGGCAAAAAAGGAGTACCGCTCGATCTGTTGAAGACCGGCGGTGAAGTGAAGTTGCAGAGCTCAGAAGCTCACATCAGTACTTCATTGATGAATATACGAAACGGGAATGTGTTGGCAGACTTCTCTTCCAGCTGGAGCAATAACTCTTCTTTCAGATAATTCAGGTTGGCAGCGGGATAGCTGGCCACCGGCTGTACCAGTGTAAGCCGTATGTCAATCGTTCTTACATAACCCGCATTACCGCCAGGTTGCAGGCTGACGCCTTTTGCTACGGTGGCACTCTTCATTTCCTTTCCGAAAATGGTGCGGCATAATGCCTTCATATCTTCCGGTGTCACAATCCTGTTGTGCGAAAGCAGGTGTGAACGATAGAGGTTTATTTTCTCGTCGATGTTTAAGCGGTCTTTACCCCCTTGTGTATTGGTAAGCAGGGTAATGCTGCCGGGTTTGGTTTGTATACTGCCGTATTCCAGCAGTTTGCTGCCCATACGGATATTGTTGGCGGCAGTACCATTGGTGGAATAAAATTCTATGAAGATGTAGGCCGCATTTTCTTTGGGCTTCACCATTACATAGGGAATGTTTCCTTTGTTGGAGCCGGGCTGCAGTTGTTCTTCCAGTGAAGCGATGAGCTGATGCAGTTCCCGCATGCGATTAGTGACGTAGTCATTTTTTACTTCTTCGAAGAGAGAGCTTTCATCCCTTACCACTTCCATCAGATAGGCGATCACTTCCTTGGCTTCGCGGGTATCGAAGCGGCCGATGCCACTGCTGCGCACCACCAGTTCACCTTCCTGCATCTGGCCTGCAGTAGAGAAGTTGCGCACATAATAATCCGTTCCTTCCAGGTCGTAAACCCTTTTGATATCGAAGAAGATATCGGGTGTTTGCAGGGGAATGATATTGAGGTAGCGGTTGAGCTTAAGTGATTGTTCGTTGTTTTTTTTGTTGATGACCGGAAAGCAGTTGATGCTGCAATACAGGTCTTCCAGCAATGTATGGTGCAGGGCTTCGGGAAATTCTATCCGGATCCACTGCAGGTCTTTGGGAAGTTTGTCGGCTTCCTGGCCAAACAGGCGAGCCAGGGATGCAGGCATGTTGCCTGGCGTATGTATACGCGTGTCTGTTATAGTGAGGAAGTGCCTGCGAAACCGTTGCATTACATGCTGGCTATAACGGGCGTTGGTATCTACGGCTACTTCCACCATCCTTTCAATGTCTTCTTCTTCGGCGGGGCGGCTGTGGTGGTAGCCTGCTTTTACCGGCACTTCTGTATCGTTAATGAAAAAACGGGCCAGGGGCAGGTAATGGTAGAACATTTCCTGCTGATGGATATTACGAAGGTCAAAGAAAAAAGACATGCCTTCGTAGCTCATTTTAGCGTCTTCGAGGGATAGTCCTATCCAAAGGTCGTTAGCGGCTGTATCGGGCTGATAATGGCCTTGCAGCACCTGTTCCTTGAACCAGTTGTCACGGGTCTCGTACAGTTTATTGCCGATGGCAAGGTATTGTACAGATCCTTTGAACAAACGGTGGGCGGTAACAGGGGAGAAAAAGAGGTCCTGGGTATTGTGTCCGGCTTTGGTATGGTAATAAAACTGATGATCGGCCTGAATATCTGCAATTGCCTCGGTAGACATGGCGTGCAGGATGCCGAATGCAGGCTGGCTGCTGGTAATGGGTTCGGGCATCATGATCTGGGCCAGTCTCTCCACCAGCCGGGCATGTGATACGTCCACCTCGCCGGAGATCTTTTCCAGTTCACTGGCACAGGCTTCAAGCAATAGCTGTACGATGGGGTCAAAAGAGGTTTCCACTTCCGCGTCGGGGTATCCCCACAGACGTGCAGCGGTTTTCAGCATACGGTCTTTTATCCTTTCTTTTTTTTCTTTCATGTGATGCGGTTAAGAACAATTATCAATCATATGACAGTGGGCTGATATAGAAATAGCTGCTGTACTGGAAGGGGTTGTTGTTTTTGGCCAGGGTGCCGCTAACGGTTACCCGTATCTTTTTTTTCATTTTTTTCGATGCTGTTAGCGCCAGCTCTTCCTGGTTGACGGCCGCTACCACCCTGATCTGTCCCAGCCTTTTTTCGTATCGCTGCACGGAAGATTTAACAGCGTTTTCTATCTGCTCCTTGACTTCGTTGTTGGAGGCTTTGATATCAAAATCGCTGTCCCACCACTGGCAGCCATACTGGGGGTCGTCTTTGTTCTCCCCCAGTACGGTGGTGATGAGCAGATGAATATGTTGTGCTACGGATTCTTCCAGGGTAACAGCCGGCACGTCTTTTTTCTGCAGCAGCTGGGAGAAGTCCATGGGTAGCTTATAATATTTCCCTTTCATGCAGGTAGTTTAAAAAATACCCAATACTTTTTTGCGGTCATACATGATCCTGATTTCTTTCACGCATCCGTTCGCATCTTTGACCAGGTTCACCTTTTCTATCTTGAATTTTTTCTTGCCGTATATACGTGAACAGAAGTGGGTGAAATTATCTGTGTCTTTATCGTTCAGTAATACGCGGGCAGACAGATTGTCGCACAGGAACTTGGAGAAGTCGCCGGCGCTTTTCTGTTTGGAAGTTACCTGTGTGAGCATGTACAGGAACTCGTCATCAGAAACTGCGGGCACTCTTGGTTTTTCCGGCTCTTTGGGTTTCTCTTCTACTGGTGGCGGAGGAGGTGGGAAGCCGGGATCAGGCAGTTGTGTTTCTGCCTGTTTGGCTCTGGCAGGAAATACGGTAATATTTTTCATCACCATATGAGCAGTATCACCGTTCACAATGAGTGACAGGGTCCTTTCTCCGGGAGTGGCGAAAGTATAGGAGACAGATGAACCGTTATGTGCGGAGGCGTTGTCCTGCAGCAGGCGCCAGGTCCAGGAGCGGGCGCCGGGTGTTTTGTTGGTGAAGGTAACAGGCCTGCCTGCAAATACTTCGCCGGGGCCGTCGATAACAGGGAAGATATCGGGGCCTGCGTTTACCGGTGTGGCGGCTGCGCCCATTACGATGATCACTTCCTTGTTCCAGCTGCATTTTCCGGAGGTGAGGGTGATCATGTAACTACCTGCCTTACTAAAAGAGTGGTATACCTGGGCACCTGTTTGCCGGGCGGAGGAATCACCAAATTCCCAGGTGAAACTGGTCCTTTTTTTATCGCTGTTTTCAGCGTTAAAGGTGATGACTTCGCCTACCGTATAGGCTTTACCGGTGCTATGTTGTTTGTTGCTGAGTACAATGTCGGTGGTGGTGCAGTCTTCACGGCCGTCAAGCTGGAAGGCAAGCAGGATGATGCTGATCAGGAAAAGACCGAGAAAGGTCCACAGTACCATGGGGTCTACATGGCTGGCAATTTTTCCAAAGGGTCTGAATGAATTTACTTTACGTTCGTTTTCGGGTTTACGAGGGGCCATCGGTTTTTCTGGTTTTTGCAATTTTAATATTTTTTTGGATAACTTGCCCTTGTTGGCAGCGGAGAGTTTTTCTTTTTACAAAATTTAAGTCACATATAAATGCAAAATCCTATTTTTGGGGCAAGTGTTAGCCCGGATAACCATAGGAATAGCTGAGATTAGATAGTTATGCTAACAGATTGAAGACCAAACCCGAAAGACCTGAATAAAAATATTAACCTCATGGTAAACAACGCCCAGAAGGCTGCGGTACTGGAAGACGTTATCACACATGTCACAGACTTCCCTTACGATGTAAGGGCGGAAGTGGTTGTGGGTGAGCTGCTGGATAACCAGGTACGCAGAGAGGAAGTGGTGGTGCATTTACAGAATGTGTTTACCCGTTCGTTTAACAAAGATATTCTTCATGTAAAACTGGATGACAGTCAGCCATATCAGCCCTATATTCTTTTCTCATTATCACGGGATGGCCTATATGACAGATTGCCGGAAGGGCTTTTTCATGAATTTTCCGAACAACATAAGATACGCGGCACTGCGGATATGGTAGTCCGTTATAAACGGCAACAGCAGCAGGAGCAACAGGCGAGGCGTTTTTTTCAGCCGCTGGAAAATGAATTCTTTCTGCAGCGGGTATTTCTGGAGCAGCGGGAGAAACACCTGTTGTTTGATGTATTTGGGAAGGATGCCGACCAGTTGTTCAGCCAGTTCTGGGACCTTCCGGAAGGGTTGCCCGGTGCTGCTGCCAACAGGCTGGTGAAACTGCTGCCCTATATGCACCGTATAGCCGGCAACTACCGTATGATAAAGCTTTGTCTTCAGCTGGTGCTGGAGCAGGTGGTGGATATCCGGGAGGATCATACGCCACAGGCTGTACGAACCGAGGAGAGTGTCCCGCTGGGCGAATGGTGCCTGGGGGTGGATAGTATGGCCGGAAACGTTTTTTATACGGATATGCCCCGGGTAACGGTAACGATAGGGCCGCTGCAACGGCAACGTATATATGATTACCTGCCCTGGCAGCCATATGGGCGCCTGTTGGAAACATGTTATGGATACCTGTTTGCGGCAGATGTTGATATTGAAACCGTTCTGGTGCCGCAGGCCGGGGAAAAGGAAGTAGTCCTGTCTGACCAGCATGCGGAAGAAGGTATTATGGGATATAATTTTTTCCTGTGAGCGCTTTTTTTGTACCGATGTGGAATTATTTTTGTTAACATTGTTAACGCGTAAAAAACGCTATATGTTAAGAACCCTAAAAAAAGAAAAACCTGACATACCGGAAGAGCTATGAGATACACCGCAAAATTCTATTTAATGCTGGCCGGCGTTATGGCCATAGGATCTATCATAGTGGCTTTGCTCAGCAGATATATTAAAAATTTCAGTCTCTTTAAAAAGAAGGCACTGTGGTATTTAGTAATTATGACGCTGATATTTGCCGTGATTAGTTCCATCCCTTTCCTGTTTACCCACAAAAACCTGATGAACCAATACCTGTTTTATGAAGTATGGTTTCTGGGGCTGGGGGTAGTACACTGTCACTTTATGTATACCCGTTTCTGGGCCAATGAAACCACCCTGGGGTCTGAACTGGCTTTTATTGTGGCTATCTGGCTGTTTGGTGGTGTTGGGTTTGTACTGGTCAACCGGTTGCTGGACAAAGATACTTTTCTGTTTTATCCCATGCTTAC belongs to Chitinophaga sp. HK235 and includes:
- a CDS encoding type VI secretion system baseplate subunit TssF is translated as MKEKKERIKDRMLKTAARLWGYPDAEVETSFDPIVQLLLEACASELEKISGEVDVSHARLVERLAQIMMPEPITSSQPAFGILHAMSTEAIADIQADHQFYYHTKAGHNTQDLFFSPVTAHRLFKGSVQYLAIGNKLYETRDNWFKEQVLQGHYQPDTAANDLWIGLSLEDAKMSYEGMSFFFDLRNIHQQEMFYHYLPLARFFINDTEVPVKAGYHHSRPAEEEDIERMVEVAVDTNARYSQHVMQRFRRHFLTITDTRIHTPGNMPASLARLFGQEADKLPKDLQWIRIEFPEALHHTLLEDLYCSINCFPVINKKNNEQSLKLNRYLNIIPLQTPDIFFDIKRVYDLEGTDYYVRNFSTAGQMQEGELVVRSSGIGRFDTREAKEVIAYLMEVVRDESSLFEEVKNDYVTNRMRELHQLIASLEEQLQPGSNKGNIPYVMVKPKENAAYIFIEFYSTNGTAANNIRMGSKLLEYGSIQTKPGSITLLTNTQGGKDRLNIDEKINLYRSHLLSHNRIVTPEDMKALCRTIFGKEMKSATVAKGVSLQPGGNAGYVRTIDIRLTLVQPVASYPAANLNYLKEELLLQLEEKSANTFPFRIFINEVLM
- a CDS encoding GPW/gp25 family protein, which produces MKGKYYKLPMDFSQLLQKKDVPAVTLEESVAQHIHLLITTVLGENKDDPQYGCQWWDSDFDIKASNNEVKEQIENAVKSSVQRYEKRLGQIRVVAAVNQEELALTASKKMKKKIRVTVSGTLAKNNNPFQYSSYFYISPLSYD
- a CDS encoding PKD domain-containing protein; this translates as MQKPEKPMAPRKPENERKVNSFRPFGKIASHVDPMVLWTFLGLFLISIILLAFQLDGREDCTTTDIVLSNKQHSTGKAYTVGEVITFNAENSDKKRTSFTWEFGDSSARQTGAQVYHSFSKAGSYMITLTSGKCSWNKEVIIVMGAAATPVNAGPDIFPVIDGPGEVFAGRPVTFTNKTPGARSWTWRLLQDNASAHNGSSVSYTFATPGERTLSLIVNGDTAHMVMKNITVFPARAKQAETQLPDPGFPPPPPPVEEKPKEPEKPRVPAVSDDEFLYMLTQVTSKQKSAGDFSKFLCDNLSARVLLNDKDTDNFTHFCSRIYGKKKFKIEKVNLVKDANGCVKEIRIMYDRKKVLGIF